In the Leptotrichia sp. oral taxon 847 genome, one interval contains:
- the sufD gene encoding Fe-S cluster assembly protein SufD produces MLEKESLENLENSEYRLKVFEKYKNLKKPEWNRVKYKYEEPQEFKKFDNFSTKNENQEGVEINGINDALKDLERLKSSYEYGLGEFFKLQNFAFYNQGQFVKIKERKKIEHPIYLTYVTDKENNFLVDYNVIEVEDFASATIIISYNSSDNTESYHNGVIKVFARANSNVKIIKIQTLNTKSRNFESSKIEVKGQGVVNYYSVELGAQVNAVSHTSYLLEDNSQAYVFPGYLADGDRKVDLEYSTVFYGRKTLGDIHGRGAVKDTATKVFRGNMYFKQGASKSEGREGEFAILLDKNINVHSIPTLFCDEDDVVGEHYASIGKVNESQLFYLMSRGLSESRAKKLIVESSFKPILNNIDDEALREHLLEELEERI; encoded by the coding sequence ATGCTAGAAAAAGAAAGTTTAGAAAATCTTGAAAATAGTGAATACAGGTTAAAAGTTTTTGAAAAATACAAAAATTTGAAAAAACCTGAGTGGAACAGAGTTAAATATAAATATGAAGAACCACAAGAATTTAAAAAATTTGATAATTTTTCGACAAAAAATGAAAACCAGGAAGGTGTGGAAATAAACGGGATTAATGATGCGCTAAAAGATTTGGAGAGATTAAAAAGCAGCTATGAATACGGGCTTGGAGAGTTTTTTAAGTTGCAAAATTTTGCTTTTTATAATCAAGGGCAATTTGTTAAAATAAAAGAGAGAAAAAAAATTGAACATCCGATTTATTTGACTTATGTAACAGATAAAGAAAATAATTTTTTGGTTGACTACAATGTGATTGAAGTGGAAGATTTTGCAAGCGCTACAATTATTATAAGCTATAATTCAAGTGATAACACCGAAAGTTATCACAATGGAGTTATAAAAGTGTTTGCTAGAGCAAATTCAAATGTGAAAATAATAAAAATTCAAACTTTGAATACAAAAAGTAGAAATTTTGAGAGCTCTAAAATTGAAGTGAAAGGGCAAGGAGTTGTAAATTATTACAGCGTTGAGCTGGGGGCACAAGTAAATGCAGTTAGCCACACTTCATATTTATTGGAAGATAATTCACAGGCTTATGTATTTCCAGGATATTTGGCTGACGGAGATAGAAAAGTTGACTTGGAATATTCGACAGTATTTTACGGCAGAAAAACATTGGGAGACATTCACGGAAGAGGAGCTGTAAAAGACACAGCAACCAAAGTATTTCGTGGAAATATGTACTTTAAGCAAGGTGCTTCAAAATCGGAAGGAAGAGAAGGAGAATTTGCCATTTTGCTGGACAAAAATATAAATGTTCACTCAATTCCAACATTATTTTGTGACGAAGATGATGTAGTTGGAGAACATTATGCGTCAATCGGAAAAGTCAACGAATCACAGCTGTTTTATTTGATGAGTCGAGGCCTATCTGAGAGCAGAGCCAAAAAATTAATTGTGGAATCGTCATTTAAACCAATATTAAATAATATCGATGATGAAGCATTAAGAGAGCATTTATTAGAAGAATTGGAAGAAAGAATATAA
- the argS gene encoding arginine--tRNA ligase, which translates to MKLLTNKIKKLFSENINKIFENDFSDKIDIQNSTKKEFGDFQTNFALVSSKLIGKNPREIATRIVAEFKKNEIIEKLEIAGPGFINIFLKNEFLNEEIKKLENEKYDFSFLDTDKTVIIDYSSPNIAKRMHIGHLRSTIIGHSIKKILEFLGIKVISDNHIGDWGTQFGKLIVGYKNWLDKNAYEKDPIGELERIYVLFSDKAKKEPSLEENARKELKKLQQGDSENIKLWKEFIKISLKEYNKVYERLGIKFDYYYGESFYNDMMPEVLEELKKKNIAKEDEGALVVFFDDDKLPPALVQKKDGSFLYATSDLATMKFRKEKLKVDEAIYVTDDRQQNHFKQVFEIGKMLGAPYDYKKLHVIFGIMRFGDVIFSSRSGNIIRLVDLLDEAKRQVKQVINEKNPNIPEDEKDKTAEIIGSGAIKYFDLSQNRTSDVTFTWDKVLNFEGNTGPYLQYTYVRIMSIFRKLKEENIILENEEIVLKNTDDVERELAVSLLRFPQFVVKAYEILKPNIIAEYLFDTAKLFNNFYNSKQILKEKNPKIRDARILLSKKTAFILKQGLDLLGINTVNRM; encoded by the coding sequence ATGAAATTGTTGACAAATAAAATAAAAAAATTGTTTTCTGAAAATATAAATAAAATTTTTGAAAATGATTTTTCAGATAAAATTGACATACAAAATTCTACAAAAAAAGAATTTGGAGATTTTCAGACGAATTTTGCTTTGGTTAGTTCTAAATTAATCGGAAAAAATCCTAGAGAAATAGCGACTAGAATAGTCGCAGAATTTAAAAAAAACGAAATTATTGAAAAGCTCGAAATTGCAGGACCAGGATTTATTAATATTTTTTTGAAAAATGAATTTTTGAATGAAGAAATTAAAAAATTGGAAAACGAAAAATATGATTTTTCTTTTTTAGATACAGATAAAACAGTAATTATTGACTACTCTTCACCAAATATTGCTAAAAGAATGCACATTGGACATTTGAGAAGTACAATAATTGGACATTCGATTAAAAAAATACTGGAATTTCTGGGAATAAAAGTAATTTCAGACAACCATATTGGAGATTGGGGAACTCAATTTGGAAAACTTATAGTTGGCTATAAAAATTGGTTAGATAAAAATGCTTATGAAAAAGATCCAATTGGGGAATTGGAGAGAATTTACGTTTTATTCTCAGATAAAGCAAAAAAAGAACCATCTCTTGAAGAAAACGCAAGAAAAGAATTAAAAAAATTGCAGCAAGGCGACAGTGAAAATATAAAATTGTGGAAAGAATTTATCAAAATTTCTTTAAAAGAATACAACAAAGTGTATGAAAGACTTGGAATAAAATTTGATTACTATTACGGCGAATCTTTTTACAACGATATGATGCCAGAAGTTTTGGAAGAATTAAAGAAAAAAAACATTGCAAAAGAAGACGAGGGAGCATTAGTCGTGTTTTTTGACGATGACAAATTACCGCCTGCACTCGTTCAAAAAAAAGATGGAAGTTTTTTGTATGCAACTTCAGATCTTGCAACTATGAAATTTAGAAAAGAAAAATTGAAAGTGGACGAAGCTATCTATGTGACAGATGACAGGCAGCAAAATCACTTCAAACAAGTGTTTGAAATTGGAAAAATGTTGGGCGCACCTTACGACTATAAAAAATTACATGTAATTTTTGGAATCATGAGATTTGGAGATGTGATTTTTTCTTCGAGAAGTGGAAATATTATAAGACTGGTTGATTTACTGGACGAAGCTAAAAGGCAGGTTAAACAAGTTATTAATGAAAAAAATCCTAATATTCCAGAAGATGAAAAAGACAAAACAGCTGAAATCATAGGAAGTGGCGCAATAAAGTATTTTGATTTAAGTCAAAACAGGACAAGCGATGTTACGTTTACCTGGGATAAAGTTTTAAATTTTGAAGGAAATACGGGACCGTATTTACAATATACATACGTTAGGATTATGTCCATTTTCAGAAAATTAAAAGAAGAAAATATCATTTTGGAAAATGAAGAGATAGTCCTAAAAAATACAGACGACGTAGAAAGAGAACTTGCGGTTTCACTTTTAAGATTTCCACAGTTTGTTGTAAAGGCTTATGAAATATTAAAACCTAACATTATCGCTGAATATCTGTTTGATACAGCAAAATTATTTAATAACTTTTATAATTCAAAACAGATATTAAAAGAAAAAAATCCTAAGATACGTGATGCTAGAATCTTATTATCTAAAAAAACTGCATTTATTTTGAAACAAGGACTTGATTTATTAGGAATAAATACTGTAAACAGAATGTAA
- the sufU gene encoding Fe-S cluster assembly sulfur transfer protein SufU, whose translation MDLERIYQQTILEYSRRKELNHEMENPTYVERGHNPNCGDDLTLELKVEDDVIVDAAFIGSGCAISTASMAMLIDLVKGKTLEEAKEKVDIFFKMMSIDENKEKLTKEELKKLGDAVLLEYVAKMPARVKCATLSWHSLKVIVENKK comes from the coding sequence ATGGATTTGGAGAGAATTTATCAGCAGACAATATTAGAATATAGCCGTAGAAAAGAATTAAATCACGAGATGGAAAATCCGACTTATGTGGAGAGGGGGCATAATCCCAATTGTGGCGATGACTTGACATTGGAATTAAAAGTGGAAGATGATGTCATTGTGGATGCGGCATTTATCGGCTCTGGGTGTGCTATTTCAACTGCTTCAATGGCGATGTTAATTGATTTAGTAAAAGGAAAAACTTTGGAAGAAGCAAAAGAAAAAGTTGACATTTTTTTCAAAATGATGAGTATAGACGAAAATAAAGAAAAATTGACAAAGGAAGAACTGAAAAAATTAGGAGATGCAGTACTTTTGGAATACGTGGCTAAGATGCCTGCTCGAGTAAAATGTGCTACACTTAGTTGGCACTCACTAAAAGTGATTGTAGAAAATAAAAAATAG
- a CDS encoding SufS family cysteine desulfurase, which translates to MNYKNKFPIFSNIENHYLDTAATSQKPRVVLDKIREYYEKYNGNPGRGSHKLSVEAQSLLSNARECVRKFINAKRAEEVIFTKNTTESINLIAYTYGMNFINEDDEIILGISNHHANIVPWQFVAKQKKAKLKYVYLTENGQFDLEDLKSKISDRTKIVAVSAVVNVTGVIQPVKEIIEIAHSKNALVLVDAAQSILHFKHDVQELDADFLVFSGHKIFAPMGIGVMYGKKEILDKMPPFLYGGDMIEFVTEQESTFAQLPNKFEGGTQNVEGAVTLEEAIKFICKIGYEKIEKIEENLANKALEELNKLDFVETYFTKDVERTGVIAFNVIGVHSHDVAFILDSFDVAVRSGHHCAQPLMKYIGVASCCRASFSIYNDESDIQKLIEGLLKVKGVFKL; encoded by the coding sequence ATGAATTATAAAAATAAATTTCCAATTTTTTCAAATATAGAAAATCATTATTTAGATACAGCTGCCACTTCTCAAAAGCCAAGAGTTGTGCTGGATAAAATTAGAGAATATTATGAAAAATATAATGGAAATCCTGGACGAGGGTCGCATAAACTATCTGTGGAAGCACAGTCGCTATTAAGTAATGCAAGAGAATGTGTGAGAAAATTTATAAATGCAAAAAGAGCCGAAGAAGTGATTTTCACAAAAAATACGACTGAAAGTATAAATTTAATTGCTTACACTTACGGAATGAACTTTATAAACGAAGACGACGAAATTATTTTAGGAATTTCAAACCATCACGCCAATATCGTACCGTGGCAATTTGTGGCAAAGCAAAAAAAAGCTAAGTTAAAATATGTTTATCTTACAGAAAATGGACAATTTGACTTGGAAGATTTAAAAAGTAAAATTTCTGATAGAACTAAAATTGTCGCAGTTTCTGCGGTTGTAAATGTAACGGGTGTAATTCAGCCAGTAAAAGAAATAATTGAGATTGCTCACAGTAAAAATGCTTTAGTTTTGGTCGATGCAGCGCAGTCAATACTTCATTTTAAACACGATGTGCAAGAATTAGATGCAGATTTTTTGGTGTTTTCAGGGCATAAAATTTTTGCGCCTATGGGAATTGGTGTGATGTATGGGAAAAAAGAAATTTTGGACAAAATGCCACCATTTTTGTATGGCGGGGATATGATAGAATTTGTTACAGAACAGGAATCAACTTTTGCGCAGTTACCGAATAAATTTGAAGGTGGGACTCAAAATGTGGAAGGAGCTGTGACTCTGGAAGAGGCGATTAAGTTTATTTGCAAAATTGGATATGAAAAAATTGAAAAAATTGAGGAAAATTTGGCAAATAAAGCACTAGAAGAATTAAATAAACTTGATTTTGTGGAAACTTATTTTACAAAAGATGTGGAAAGAACAGGAGTTATTGCGTTTAATGTGATTGGAGTTCATTCACACGATGTTGCATTCATCTTGGATTCTTTTGATGTAGCTGTGAGATCAGGTCATCACTGTGCACAGCCACTTATGAAATATATTGGAGTTGCGTCGTGCTGCCGTGCTAGTTTTAGCATTTACAATGATGAAAGTGATATTCAAAAATTGATTGAAGGACTTTTGAAAGTAAAGGGAGTTTTTAAACTATAA
- the fabG gene encoding 3-oxoacyl-ACP reductase FabG: MLKGKIALITGGSRGIGKEIALKYAENGATVISGDLIDPDYSHENISHIKLNVTDRENIKEVAKELKEKYGRLDILVNNAGITRDSLLQRMKEADWDLVVDINLKGVYNVMQGFVSLLLKSKASSVINMASVVGIDGNTGQTNYAATKGGVIAMAKTWAKEFGRKNLRANAIAPGFIKTDMTHVLPEKIVETVLANTPLRKMGDAQDVANAALFLASDASKFITGQVLRIDGGLNL, from the coding sequence GTGTTAAAGGGAAAAATAGCATTAATTACAGGTGGTTCGAGAGGAATTGGAAAAGAAATCGCACTAAAATATGCCGAAAATGGTGCGACAGTTATCTCGGGAGATTTAATTGACCCAGATTACAGCCACGAAAATATCTCTCACATAAAATTAAATGTAACAGACAGAGAAAACATCAAAGAAGTTGCAAAAGAATTAAAAGAAAAATATGGAAGATTGGATATTTTGGTAAACAACGCTGGAATTACAAGAGATTCATTGCTTCAAAGAATGAAAGAAGCGGATTGGGATTTAGTTGTTGACATCAATTTAAAAGGTGTCTACAATGTTATGCAAGGATTTGTTTCACTACTTTTAAAAAGTAAAGCTTCAAGTGTTATAAATATGGCTTCTGTAGTTGGAATTGACGGAAATACAGGTCAAACTAACTATGCAGCAACAAAAGGTGGAGTTATAGCGATGGCTAAAACTTGGGCTAAAGAATTTGGAAGAAAAAATTTGAGAGCAAACGCGATAGCACCTGGATTTATTAAAACAGATATGACACACGTTTTACCTGAAAAAATTGTAGAAACTGTTTTAGCTAATACGCCATTAAGAAAAATGGGAGATGCTCAAGATGTGGCAAATGCAGCGCTATTCTTAGCAAGCGATGCTTCTAAATTCATAACTGGACAAGTTTTAAGAATTGATGGAGGTTTAAATTTATAA
- a CDS encoding ribonuclease H family protein — translation MSKIYAYYLINSGKTGILENWEKCQKIVSSQNARYKSFKTVKEAQEWLNSGAEYEKKEKKKSLCDKGKIVPCAIYFDAGTGRGNGVEVRLTDYKGNPLLHKILPKEKINEHKNYYVAKHRSNNYGELVGLYAALVYAKKYEIKKIFGDSSLVLNYWSKGHYNASNIESETIELIKKVTLMRKKFEHQNGIIEKISGDLNPADLGFHK, via the coding sequence ATGTCAAAGATATATGCTTATTATTTAATAAATAGTGGCAAAACTGGTATTTTGGAAAATTGGGAAAAATGTCAAAAGATAGTTTCAAGCCAAAATGCGAGATACAAATCTTTTAAAACTGTAAAAGAAGCTCAAGAATGGCTTAATTCAGGAGCAGAGTACGAAAAAAAAGAAAAAAAGAAAAGTTTGTGTGATAAAGGGAAAATCGTTCCCTGCGCAATTTATTTCGATGCTGGAACAGGAAGAGGAAATGGTGTCGAAGTGAGACTTACTGATTATAAGGGAAATCCGTTGCTACACAAAATTTTGCCAAAAGAAAAGATCAATGAACACAAAAATTATTATGTTGCAAAACATAGGTCAAATAACTATGGAGAGTTAGTTGGGCTTTATGCAGCATTAGTTTACGCAAAAAAATATGAAATTAAAAAAATTTTTGGAGATAGTTCACTTGTACTTAATTATTGGTCCAAGGGACATTACAACGCAAGTAATATCGAATCTGAAACAATAGAATTAATAAAAAAAGTTACTCTGATGAGAAAGAAATTTGAACATCAAAATGGAATCATAGAAAAGATTTCAGGAGATTTAAATCCTGCAGATTTGGGATTTCATAAATAA
- the rho gene encoding transcription termination factor Rho, whose product MIKEILSKNVTTLKKMAKEYKIEGFSGMAKSDLINAILIKKGEEEGKTYGFGKLDIMNGSTYGFLRNTSVGPDVYVSISQIKRFYLRNEDIVFGELRIPIGTEKNYGILKVLLVNGDLPEKSLERPFFDDLIPSYPDEKLNLGSGEVSSRIIDLISPIGKGQRGLIVAPPKAGKTVLLSTLANDIIKYNPEIDVWILLIDERPEEVTDIKENVKEAEVYSATFDEDPRIHTQVTENVLEMAKREVERGKDILILMDSLTRLARSYNITIPSSGKLISGGIDPNALYYPKRFLGAARNIKNGGSLTIIATALIETGSRMDEVIFEEFKGTGNMEIILSRALEQLRIFPAIDVLKSGTRREELLIPKKNLEKIWALRRELSGMSEVEGMKKLIELTKLYKNNDELLENLVLKK is encoded by the coding sequence ATGATAAAAGAAATTCTTTCAAAAAATGTTACAACTTTGAAAAAGATGGCGAAAGAATATAAAATTGAAGGATTTTCTGGAATGGCCAAATCTGACTTGATAAATGCCATTCTTATAAAAAAGGGTGAAGAAGAAGGAAAAACTTACGGATTTGGAAAACTTGATATTATGAACGGTTCAACTTATGGATTTTTGCGAAATACTTCTGTTGGGCCTGATGTCTATGTTTCGATTTCCCAAATTAAAAGATTTTATTTGAGAAATGAAGATATTGTGTTTGGAGAGCTTAGAATACCGATTGGAACTGAAAAAAATTACGGAATTTTAAAAGTGCTTCTGGTAAACGGTGATTTGCCTGAAAAATCACTGGAACGACCATTTTTTGACGACTTAATCCCGTCATATCCTGATGAAAAATTAAATCTTGGATCAGGTGAAGTTTCTTCAAGAATAATTGATTTAATTTCTCCAATTGGAAAAGGACAGAGAGGACTTATTGTAGCTCCTCCAAAAGCTGGAAAAACTGTGTTACTTTCGACACTTGCGAATGATATTATAAAATACAATCCTGAAATTGATGTTTGGATTTTATTAATTGACGAGCGGCCAGAAGAAGTTACCGATATAAAAGAAAATGTAAAAGAAGCAGAAGTTTATTCGGCTACATTTGATGAAGATCCTAGAATCCATACGCAAGTTACTGAAAATGTATTAGAAATGGCAAAAAGGGAAGTTGAGCGAGGAAAAGATATTCTAATTTTAATGGATAGCTTGACAAGACTTGCAAGATCTTACAACATCACAATTCCATCGAGTGGAAAATTAATCTCTGGAGGAATCGATCCAAATGCGCTTTATTATCCAAAAAGATTTTTAGGAGCTGCCAGAAATATTAAAAATGGTGGAAGTCTTACAATCATCGCAACGGCACTTATTGAGACGGGAAGTAGAATGGACGAAGTTATTTTTGAAGAATTCAAAGGTACTGGTAATATGGAAATAATTTTGAGTAGAGCTCTTGAACAGCTTAGAATTTTCCCAGCGATAGATGTGCTAAAAAGTGGTACAAGAAGAGAAGAGTTATTAATTCCTAAAAAAAATCTGGAAAAAATTTGGGCTCTTAGAAGAGAACTTAGTGGAATGTCGGAAGTTGAAGGAATGAAAAAATTGATTGAACTTACAAAATTATATAAAAATAACGATGAATTACTTGAAAATTTGGTATTGAAAAAATAA
- a CDS encoding septal ring lytic transglycosylase RlpA family protein, giving the protein MKKIITTLSVLSLSLSLSSNITAKQQSNNQNIIFIRKEMMKKADNLDLTVSKNESKSVMTIKKEDLNNFTHYQSGTASFYSKNLNGSKTSSGERHRSSEMMAAHKSLPFGTKVKVTNLNNGKSVIVRINDRGPFVRGRVIDLSYAAFSQIESPGKGVTKVELQVLK; this is encoded by the coding sequence ATGAAAAAAATAATTACAACACTATCAGTTTTGTCATTATCTCTATCATTAAGTTCAAACATAACAGCAAAACAACAAAGTAATAATCAAAATATAATTTTTATAAGAAAAGAAATGATGAAAAAAGCAGATAATTTAGATTTAACTGTTTCAAAAAATGAAAGTAAGTCAGTTATGACAATAAAGAAAGAGGACTTAAATAATTTTACACATTATCAAAGTGGTACGGCTTCTTTTTACAGCAAAAACTTAAATGGAAGCAAAACTTCGAGTGGTGAACGACATAGATCAAGTGAAATGATGGCTGCTCACAAAAGTTTGCCATTTGGGACAAAAGTAAAAGTAACAAATTTGAACAACGGTAAATCTGTCATTGTGAGAATTAATGATAGAGGACCGTTTGTAAGAGGAAGAGTTATTGATTTAAGCTATGCTGCTTTCTCACAAATAGAAAGTCCTGGAAAAGGTGTAACAAAAGTTGAATTACAAGTGTTAAAATAA
- a CDS encoding polysaccharide deacetylase family protein: MKKGIAIIGIIAACVGFVYSGWHIFGTTSKFVQNHGLKSNIKKLTKEKIKKEKTLEELTKKNEEVTAKYEQMKKDGKIKIVHLTFDDGPSNNTEKILAILKRNNIKATFFVIGHNQNKYKEIIDAGHALGVHSYTHDYKYIYANEKNFFDDLYKLHDDIKARTGKDVRITRFPGGSSNAIASKALKQQIITRMAREGYIYHDWNCDSTDASGNGVPVAKLIKYGICTNHPEIDVLMHDTNVKGTTVQALQSIIDGYRKAGYSFEVITPSSMKIQHVKQPELKDLKK, encoded by the coding sequence ATGAAAAAAGGAATAGCAATAATTGGAATAATCGCCGCATGTGTAGGATTTGTATATTCAGGTTGGCATATTTTTGGGACAACATCAAAATTTGTCCAAAATCATGGATTAAAAAGTAACATAAAAAAATTAACAAAAGAAAAAATTAAAAAAGAAAAAACTTTAGAAGAATTGACTAAAAAGAATGAAGAAGTTACAGCAAAATATGAACAGATGAAAAAAGATGGAAAAATAAAAATAGTTCATTTGACTTTCGACGACGGTCCTTCGAATAATACTGAGAAAATTTTGGCAATATTAAAAAGAAATAACATAAAAGCAACTTTTTTTGTGATAGGACATAATCAAAATAAATATAAAGAAATAATAGACGCAGGGCATGCACTAGGAGTTCACAGTTATACTCACGATTATAAGTACATTTATGCCAACGAAAAAAACTTCTTTGACGACTTGTACAAATTGCACGACGATATTAAGGCAAGAACTGGAAAAGATGTAAGAATAACAAGATTTCCTGGTGGTTCAAGCAATGCAATTGCATCAAAAGCCTTGAAACAACAAATTATTACTAGAATGGCAAGAGAAGGGTATATTTATCACGACTGGAACTGTGATTCTACAGATGCGAGCGGAAACGGTGTGCCTGTAGCTAAACTTATCAAATATGGTATTTGTACTAACCATCCAGAAATTGACGTCTTGATGCACGATACAAATGTCAAGGGAACAACTGTTCAAGCACTACAAAGCATTATTGATGGATATAGAAAAGCAGGATACAGTTTTGAAGTAATCACACCTAGCAGTATGAAAATTCAACATGTAAAACAACCTGAACTAAAAGATTTGAAAAAATAA
- the sufB gene encoding Fe-S cluster assembly protein SufB translates to METRKKTYVADIERGVYDIKDEVKYKYKVQKGLTEEIIRKISARKNEPEWMLNFRLKALEVYNSKPMTDWGPDLSDLDMNDIIHYLEPDSAPMNENWDDVPSYIRDTFDRLGIPEAEKQSLAGVGAQYDSEVVYHSIHKELTEQGVIYTDIETAIKQYEDILKEYFMTLITVNDHKFSALHGAVWSGGSFIYVPKGVKVNMPLQSYFRLNAPEAGQFEHTLIIVDEGADLHFIEGCSAPKYQKNALHAGAVELFVRKGARLRYSTIENWSRNMYNLNTKRALVEEDGVIEWVSGSFGSRVSMLYPMSILKGDRASCEFTGVTFASSGQNLDTGCKIVHIGKNTTSTVHSKSISKNGGAAFYRGLLKVMPEATGTKATVECESLMLDNISSSDTIPIIDIRNDSVDIGHEAKIGRISDEAIFYLMSRGISEDEAKAMIVRGFVEPISKELPLEYAVELNKLIELELEGTIG, encoded by the coding sequence ATGGAAACAAGAAAAAAAACATATGTTGCAGATATTGAGCGAGGAGTCTATGACATAAAAGACGAAGTTAAATATAAATACAAAGTTCAAAAAGGGTTGACAGAAGAAATAATTAGAAAAATTTCTGCTAGAAAAAATGAGCCGGAATGGATGTTAAATTTTAGATTAAAAGCGCTAGAAGTGTATAATTCAAAGCCGATGACTGACTGGGGTCCAGATTTGTCGGACTTGGATATGAACGATATAATTCACTATTTGGAGCCAGATTCTGCGCCAATGAATGAAAATTGGGACGATGTGCCAAGTTATATAAGAGATACTTTTGACAGACTTGGAATTCCTGAGGCGGAAAAACAGTCACTTGCAGGAGTTGGAGCGCAATATGATTCAGAAGTTGTGTATCACAGCATTCATAAGGAATTAACTGAGCAAGGTGTCATTTATACGGATATTGAAACAGCCATCAAACAATATGAAGATATTCTAAAAGAATATTTTATGACTTTGATTACAGTAAATGACCACAAGTTTTCAGCACTTCACGGAGCTGTTTGGTCAGGTGGTTCATTTATCTATGTACCAAAAGGCGTGAAAGTCAATATGCCGCTTCAATCTTATTTTAGATTAAATGCACCAGAAGCTGGACAGTTTGAACATACACTAATAATTGTTGACGAAGGAGCGGATTTACATTTTATTGAAGGATGTTCTGCGCCAAAATATCAGAAAAATGCGCTTCACGCTGGAGCGGTTGAGCTTTTTGTGAGAAAAGGGGCTAGACTTAGATATTCTACGATAGAAAACTGGTCGAGAAATATGTATAATCTTAATACTAAAAGAGCGCTAGTTGAAGAAGATGGTGTAATTGAGTGGGTTTCAGGTTCATTTGGGTCAAGAGTTTCAATGCTTTATCCGATGAGCATTTTAAAAGGAGACCGTGCTAGTTGTGAATTTACAGGAGTTACTTTTGCTTCAAGCGGACAAAACCTGGATACTGGTTGTAAAATTGTCCATATTGGAAAAAATACTACTTCGACAGTGCATTCAAAATCAATTTCTAAAAATGGGGGAGCGGCTTTTTACAGAGGACTGCTAAAAGTTATGCCAGAAGCGACTGGAACTAAAGCGACAGTTGAATGTGAATCGCTTATGTTAGACAATATTTCGTCTTCAGATACGATACCTATAATTGACATAAGAAATGACAGCGTCGATATAGGGCACGAAGCTAAAATTGGAAGAATTAGTGATGAGGCAATCTTTTATTTGATGTCGAGAGGAATTAGTGAAGATGAGGCAAAAGCGATGATTGTAAGAGGGTTTGTTGAGCCGATTTCAAAAGAGTTGCCGCTAGAGTATGCGGTTGAGTTAAATAAACTTATTGAATTGGAATTGGAAGGGACAATTGGATAA
- the sufC gene encoding Fe-S cluster assembly ATPase SufC: protein MSLLQLKDIRSEVEGKEILKGLNLNINKGEVHVIMGPNGAGKSTLASILVGNPKHKLIGGDIILDGENINDDSVDERAKKGIFLSFQYPEEIPGLTVEDFLRTAKEAVTGEKQYLMQFHNELEEKMEKLHINPEYAQRHLNVGFSGGEKKKNEILQMAVLEPKLAILDETDSGLDIDATKIVFEGVQKLKTNDTALLIITHYDKVLDYLEPDFVHILMDGKIVRTGGKEIVEEIEKNGYGEMKKQFGL from the coding sequence ATGAGTTTATTACAGTTAAAAGATATAAGATCTGAAGTTGAGGGAAAAGAGATTTTAAAAGGTCTTAATTTAAATATCAACAAGGGGGAAGTTCATGTTATAATGGGACCAAATGGTGCTGGAAAATCTACGCTTGCAAGTATTCTGGTGGGAAATCCTAAACATAAATTAATCGGTGGAGATATTATTTTGGATGGAGAAAATATTAATGATGATTCTGTCGATGAGAGAGCAAAAAAAGGGATTTTCTTGTCATTTCAATATCCTGAAGAAATTCCAGGACTAACTGTAGAAGATTTTTTGAGAACGGCGAAAGAAGCTGTAACTGGAGAAAAACAATATTTGATGCAGTTTCACAATGAATTGGAAGAAAAGATGGAAAAACTCCACATTAATCCAGAATATGCTCAAAGACATTTGAATGTCGGGTTTTCTGGAGGAGAAAAAAAGAAAAATGAAATTTTACAGATGGCAGTGCTTGAGCCCAAATTAGCGATTTTAGATGAAACAGATTCAGGGCTTGACATTGATGCGACAAAAATTGTGTTTGAAGGTGTGCAAAAATTGAAGACAAATGATACAGCGCTTTTAATTATAACGCACTACGATAAAGTTTTGGACTATTTGGAGCCAGATTTCGTGCATATTTTGATGGATGGAAAAATTGTCAGAACTGGTGGAAAAGAAATAGTTGAAGAAATTGAAAAAAATGGTTATGGAGAAATGAAAAAGCAATTTGGGTTATAG